A single window of Lutzomyia longipalpis isolate SR_M1_2022 chromosome 1, ASM2433408v1 DNA harbors:
- the LOC129787687 gene encoding uncharacterized protein LOC129787687, with protein MQTIGKVIIPLILFVFSREAFAAPVAGVDGDSPLQVITILSPEGAINVNHRNDRKFREEDLPVEKDSSEIVIIQPLHPHYHQDRHLRMLGVSQRPLGHEVDVNFAAGAYPVYYAIARANGSFGRNIRALPKDELDNHLSS; from the coding sequence ATAATCCCCCTGATTCTCTTTGTCTTCTCGCGGGAAGCATTCGCAGCCCCAGTTGCCGGTGTCGATGGAGATTCTCCACTTCAAGTCATCACAATTCTCTCCCCTGAAGGAGCCATAAATGTCAACCACCGGAATGATCGCAAATTTCGCGAAGAGGACCTCCCAGTTGAGAAGGATTCCTCAGAAATTGTCATAATTCAACCCCTTCACCCGCACTACCACCAAGATCGACATCTCCGAATGCTGGGAGTCTCTCAACGTCCACTGGGTCATGAAGTTGATGTGAATTTTGCCGCTGGAGCATATCCCGTCTATTACGCCATTGCCAGAGCCAATGGGAGCTTTGGCAGAAATATCCGAGCCTTGCCAAAGGATGAACTCGACAATCACCTCTCCTCGTAG